One Rubrobacter naiadicus genomic window, GCTCCCCGGGGTTCGGCTGGACGACGAACTCCACCCGCTCCCGGCCCGAAGGACCGGCCTCCGCGGGCTCGAGCACCGCCCGGAAGACGCTCTGCCCCAGGTTCAGCCCCTCGAGGTTCTCCTGCACCCTCTGCGAGAGGGTTCGGGCGGCCTCCCTCCTGCCCTCCGAGAGCCTCCCCGCGAGCTCATCGAGCCGGGCCGCCCCCTCCTCTATCTCCCGCTCGAGGCCGGCCGTCTCGGCCTCGAAGTTCTCGAGCCTCGAGAGACGCTCCCTGGCCTCTTCGAGGTAACCCGGGACGTCCTCCCCGTACTTCCGCTCCAGCGAGCGCAGCTCCTCGAGGCGCGCCTCCACCTCCTCCAGCCTCGCCGGGTCGGCCTCCAGGTCGTTCGCGTAGGACCTCAGCTCGTAGAGCACGTCGTCCAGCTCCGCCGAGAGCCCGGAGAGCCTCCCGGCCAGCCCCGAGAGTTCCTCGTCGTGCCGGGAGGCCGACTCCAGCTCGCGGGCGGCCGAGGCCAGGGCCTCGCTCGCCCCTCCCTCCTCCGAAGAGAGCGCCGCGGCCGCCGCCGCGACGGAGCCCGCGAGCTCGGCCACGTTGCGCAGCCGGCGCTGCTCACGCCTGAGCTCCTCCACCTCCCGCGCGCTGTAGCCCGATTCTTCGATCTCCGAGATCTGGTAGCGCAGGAAGTCCAGCTCCCTCAGGCGCGCCTCCTCGGACCCTTTGAGATCTTCGAGCTGGCGGCGCTTTCTCTCCACCTCGGTCCAGAGCGCCGCGTGCTCCTCCCTCGCCCGGCGCGTCCCTTCGTCCAGGAAGTCGTCGAGGATCGCGAGCTGCTCCGAGGGATCGGAGAGCCTCGCCTGCTCCCGCTGGCCGTGGTAGGAGACCAGCCGTCCGCCCAGCGCGGCCAGCGCCCGCACCGGTACCGAGACCCCGCACACGTAGCAGCGGGATCGCCCGTCCGGCGTGATCGTCCGCCGCAGCACGATCCCGTCCTCCGGCTCGATCTCCTCCGCCAGATCCCCGAGCGTCTCCCGGAGGATCCCCTCCGCCAGATCCCCGGGAAGCCCGAATTCCCCCTCGATCGTGGCCCTCTGCGCCCCGGCGCGCACCGTCTCGGCCCGGGCCCGTGCGCCGAGAAGCAGCTGCAGCGCCGTCGCCAGGAGCGTCTTCCCGGTGCCCGTCTCCCCCGTGATCACGTTCAGCCCGGGCTCGAACTCCAGGCTCACCCTCTCTATCAGGGCGACGTTCTCTACGGAGAGCCGCGAAAGCACTACAAGAAGGTCCTCCTCACCGCCCGCCACCACGTCCACCCGCCGGTGCGGGCTATCCTGACGCTCTCCTTCGAGAGCTTCACCCTCACGCTCTCCCCCGGCGAGATCTCGCGCGGCTCGGCCCCGTCGAGCGAGAGCAGGGCCTTCCGTTCGACCAGCCTGAGCTCGACGGTCTGCTTCTCGCC contains:
- the recN gene encoding DNA repair protein RecN: MDVVAGGEEDLLVVLSRLSVENVALIERVSLEFEPGLNVITGETGTGKTLLATALQLLLGARARAETVRAGAQRATIEGEFGLPGDLAEGILRETLGDLAEEIEPEDGIVLRRTITPDGRSRCYVCGVSVPVRALAALGGRLVSYHGQREQARLSDPSEQLAILDDFLDEGTRRAREEHAALWTEVERKRRQLEDLKGSEEARLRELDFLRYQISEIEESGYSAREVEELRREQRRLRNVAELAGSVAAAAAALSSEEGGASEALASAARELESASRHDEELSGLAGRLSGLSAELDDVLYELRSYANDLEADPARLEEVEARLEELRSLERKYGEDVPGYLEEARERLSRLENFEAETAGLEREIEEGAARLDELAGRLSEGRREAARTLSQRVQENLEGLNLGQSVFRAVLEPAEAGPSGRERVEFVVQPNPGEPELAVRSYASGGELSRIMLAIRLAQRREDPALSYVFDEVDAGIGGETATAVGRRLEELGRRCQVLTITHLPQIASVAGSHVVVSKGELDGRTVTRAVRVEGEERRREIARMLSGRVDGASLAHAARLLEEE